Proteins from one Anaerohalosphaeraceae bacterium genomic window:
- a CDS encoding MMPL family transporter codes for MEFKDKIIAFSADHPKWITWTMVLFTLACAVMIPMIRVDTDPENMLSSDEPVRVFHNQTKQRFDLSDIVVLGVINEKHPAGVFNAATLNRVYELTEFAKTLRWEDPKNPGRQAGVVEVDIIAPSLIDHIEGGGGMVRFEWLMPQPPKTDQEALEIRDKVMSNQLLRGTMVSEDGKALMLLLPLTDKHLSYRVYSALNKKIAQLGGTESYHITGLPVAEDTFGVEMFIQMAVSAPLAMLTIFILMLLFFRKLVLVLSPMIIAMVSVITTMGLLIGFGYPVHIMSSMIPIFLMPISVVDSVHILSEFFDRYTREKGRRQTILEVMHILFVPMLYTSLTSAAGFLSLALTPIPPVQVFGVFVSIGIMIAWVFTVTFVPAYVMLLPERTLANFGLAVHQEETQTWLTRLLARTGRMTVRQAKPILAVLMLLSAGAVYGIAQIVINDNPVKWFSRRHPIRQADIALNEHFGGTYMAYLVLRSPDEHPAQAGFVQEVQERLRRLAENRKAEEPSIEKAAVSAGDKLQELAAEGSTAPALMEEMVRFVQTRMEQASDQDFYGWQELEAFFGVERERLRPFKRPEVLVWIKGLQTHLEKAGLVGKSNSLADIVMKVNQELVDGRPESFRVPEKVEQVAECLIQYQNSHRPQDLWHMTTQEMTEAVIWMQLTSGDNRDMERVVRAVEEYWKTSPPPIALEHQWAGLTYINIIWQNKMVWGMLQSFLGSFLVVFIMMAILFRSVLWGLICMIPLTITIVMIYGLIGWLGKDYDMPVAVLSALTLGMAVDFAIHFLERARDHYKKVGSWEKVSEEMFGEPARAITRNVLVIAIGFLPLLAAPLVPYKTVGIFLCAIMALSGVVTLLVLPALLKIGEKVLFRPAAQPVGPACNCGFCLVISLSTVVLIALNVHQYWHVGVGKLTWISLGLIPLLALTCGLLSRRQACRMSEPKNSVSSEEGR; via the coding sequence ATGGAATTCAAGGATAAAATCATTGCTTTTTCAGCGGACCATCCCAAATGGATTACCTGGACGATGGTTCTGTTTACGCTTGCCTGTGCCGTGATGATTCCGATGATTCGGGTGGATACGGACCCGGAGAATATGCTTTCGTCGGATGAACCGGTGCGGGTTTTTCACAATCAGACCAAGCAGCGGTTCGATTTGAGCGACATTGTGGTGCTGGGAGTGATTAATGAAAAACATCCGGCGGGTGTATTCAATGCGGCGACGCTGAACCGTGTGTATGAACTGACGGAATTTGCCAAGACGCTCCGATGGGAGGACCCGAAGAATCCGGGCAGGCAGGCGGGGGTGGTGGAAGTGGACATCATCGCTCCTTCGCTGATTGACCATATCGAGGGGGGCGGCGGGATGGTGCGATTTGAATGGCTGATGCCGCAGCCGCCGAAGACGGACCAGGAGGCGCTGGAGATTCGCGACAAAGTGATGTCCAACCAGCTTCTTCGCGGCACGATGGTTTCCGAAGACGGCAAGGCGCTGATGCTGCTTTTGCCGCTGACGGACAAACACCTCAGTTATCGGGTCTACTCGGCTCTGAATAAAAAGATTGCCCAGCTGGGCGGTACCGAGTCCTATCATATTACCGGCCTGCCCGTAGCGGAGGACACCTTCGGCGTAGAGATGTTCATCCAGATGGCGGTTTCGGCGCCGCTGGCGATGCTCACGATTTTTATTCTGATGCTGCTGTTTTTCCGCAAGCTGGTGCTGGTTCTTTCGCCGATGATAATCGCGATGGTCTCGGTCATTACAACAATGGGGCTTCTCATCGGGTTCGGCTATCCGGTTCATATTATGAGCTCAATGATTCCCATCTTCCTGATGCCGATTTCGGTGGTCGATTCGGTCCATATTTTGTCGGAGTTTTTTGACCGCTATACGCGGGAAAAAGGCCGCCGACAGACCATTCTGGAAGTGATGCACATCTTGTTTGTCCCGATGCTGTACACCTCGCTGACCTCGGCGGCGGGGTTTTTGTCGCTGGCTCTGACGCCGATTCCGCCGGTGCAGGTATTCGGCGTGTTTGTATCGATCGGGATTATGATTGCCTGGGTCTTTACCGTGACGTTTGTACCGGCTTATGTGATGCTGCTTCCGGAGCGAACCCTGGCGAATTTCGGTCTGGCGGTGCATCAGGAAGAGACGCAGACCTGGCTGACGCGGCTTTTGGCCCGGACCGGACGAATGACTGTGCGGCAGGCCAAGCCGATTCTGGCGGTTCTGATGCTGCTGTCAGCAGGGGCCGTGTACGGCATCGCACAGATTGTCATCAACGATAATCCGGTCAAATGGTTCTCCAGACGTCATCCGATACGGCAGGCCGATATCGCCCTGAATGAACATTTCGGCGGCACTTATATGGCCTATCTGGTGCTTCGAAGTCCGGATGAACATCCGGCCCAGGCGGGCTTTGTCCAGGAAGTTCAGGAGCGTCTCCGGCGGCTTGCGGAGAACCGCAAAGCCGAAGAGCCGTCCATCGAGAAGGCTGCTGTTTCGGCTGGGGACAAACTGCAGGAACTGGCAGCCGAGGGTTCAACGGCGCCGGCCCTGATGGAAGAGATGGTTCGGTTTGTACAGACCCGGATGGAGCAGGCCTCCGACCAGGATTTTTACGGCTGGCAGGAACTGGAGGCCTTTTTCGGCGTGGAGCGGGAGCGGCTTCGGCCGTTCAAACGGCCGGAGGTTCTGGTCTGGATAAAAGGGCTGCAGACCCATCTGGAAAAGGCCGGCCTGGTCGGCAAGAGCAATTCCCTTGCAGATATTGTGATGAAGGTCAATCAGGAACTGGTGGACGGCCGACCGGAAAGTTTCCGGGTTCCGGAGAAGGTTGAACAGGTCGCTGAATGTCTGATTCAGTACCAGAACAGCCATCGTCCGCAGGATTTGTGGCATATGACGACGCAGGAGATGACCGAAGCGGTTATCTGGATGCAGCTGACCAGCGGCGACAACCGGGATATGGAGCGGGTCGTGCGGGCGGTGGAGGAATACTGGAAGACCAGTCCGCCGCCGATTGCCCTGGAGCATCAGTGGGCGGGGCTGACTTATATCAATATCATCTGGCAGAACAAGATGGTCTGGGGGATGCTCCAGTCGTTCCTCGGCAGCTTTCTGGTGGTCTTTATTATGATGGCGATTTTGTTCCGTTCGGTGCTGTGGGGTCTGATTTGCATGATTCCGCTGACCATCACGATTGTGATGATCTACGGTCTGATCGGCTGGCTGGGCAAGGATTATGATATGCCCGTGGCGGTGCTCAGCGCCCTGACGCTCGGAATGGCGGTGGATTTTGCCATTCATTTCCTCGAACGAGCACGGGACCATTACAAAAAGGTCGGGTCGTGGGAGAAGGTATCTGAGGAAATGTTCGGCGAACCGGCCCGGGCCATCACCCGCAATGTGCTGGTGATTGCCATCGGCTTTCTGCCGCTGCTGGCGGCTCCGCTGGTGCCGTATAAGACCGTGGGCATCTTTCTGTGTGCGATTATGGCTCTGTCGGGTGTGGTTACGCTGCTGGTGCTGCCGGCCTTGCTGAAAATCGGCGAAAAAGTCCTGTTTCGTCCGGCTGCCCAGCCGGTCGGGCCGGCCTGCAACTGCGGATTCTGTCTGGTTATTTCGCTTTCAACCGTCGTCCTGATTGCACTGAATGTTCATCAGTACTGGCACGTGGGTGTGGGAAAACTGACCTGGATTAGTCTGGGTTTGATTCCGCTGCTGGCCCTGACCTGCGGGCTGCTGTCCCGCCGGCAGGCCTGCCGGATGAGCGAACCGAAAAACTCTGTATCTTCTGAAGAAGGGAGGTAA
- a CDS encoding NAD(P)H-dependent glycerol-3-phosphate dehydrogenase: MFRQVTIIGDGAMGTVCGMLLCRNGVRTTLWGYDAAQLTQFEKARENTRFLPGYRLPEDLRLEPDDSKAMAGAQLLVSAVPCQYVRSVWSRLKPFVPPKVPIVSVTKGLENGTLLRPSEILADVLGADRTLAALSGPTIAEELMRGLPATATAACEDLHLAEAIQKTFSTPFFRVYTNSDLKGVELAGAMKNVIAIAAGGIDGIGAGDNAKAALITRGLAEIKRLGVAMGAQESTFAGLSGLGDLVTTCISPKGRNRTFGERIGRGMTAAEALAQTAGVVEGVTTCRSVVDLAAKWGVEMPISEAVLAVVSGRMTAKEAISALMSRSLKAE, encoded by the coding sequence ATGTTTCGACAGGTAACGATCATCGGTGATGGTGCGATGGGGACCGTCTGCGGGATGCTGCTGTGCCGCAACGGCGTCCGGACAACGCTGTGGGGTTATGATGCCGCTCAGCTGACTCAATTCGAGAAAGCGCGCGAAAACACCCGCTTTCTGCCCGGCTATCGGCTGCCGGAGGATTTGCGGCTGGAGCCGGATGACTCCAAAGCAATGGCAGGAGCCCAGCTGCTGGTGTCGGCGGTTCCCTGTCAGTATGTTCGCTCCGTTTGGAGCCGCCTGAAGCCCTTTGTGCCGCCGAAGGTGCCGATTGTCAGCGTTACCAAAGGGCTCGAAAACGGCACCCTGCTTCGTCCGTCGGAGATTCTGGCGGATGTCCTCGGAGCCGACCGAACGCTTGCCGCTCTGTCAGGGCCGACGATTGCGGAGGAATTGATGCGGGGGCTGCCGGCCACAGCGACGGCGGCCTGTGAGGATTTGCATCTGGCCGAAGCGATTCAAAAAACGTTCTCGACCCCCTTTTTCCGGGTTTATACCAACAGCGATTTGAAGGGGGTTGAGCTGGCCGGCGCAATGAAAAATGTGATTGCCATTGCCGCCGGCGGAATTGATGGTATTGGGGCCGGAGACAATGCCAAGGCCGCTCTGATTACGCGGGGGCTGGCGGAAATCAAGCGGCTGGGTGTGGCAATGGGGGCCCAGGAAAGCACCTTTGCGGGCTTAAGCGGCCTGGGCGATTTGGTCACAACCTGCATCTCTCCCAAAGGACGCAACCGCACGTTTGGAGAACGGATTGGGCGGGGAATGACCGCCGCGGAGGCCCTGGCACAGACGGCGGGCGTTGTGGAAGGGGTGACGACCTGCCGTTCGGTGGTGGACCTGGCGGCCAAGTGGGGGGTTGAGATGCCGATATCCGAGGCGGTGCTGGCTGTTGTGTCCGGCCGGATGACGGCAAAGGAGGCCATCTCGGCTTTGATGAGCCGCTCTCTGAAGGCCGAGTGA
- a CDS encoding PilN domain-containing protein: MATINFVPDDYIQQRQSSRANSLYLILLVAVLCGIGATFSVLKMRQRSVQAELNQLSQQLSQAKEQIAKLEELKSKNKTRMNVMMMTANLIEPVPRSILLACLTNNLPSGVSLTALEMKEKEKPKTASPAPSAAKPGAAKKPAAAVKPGPASAKAAAETPASPPESEVTLTIQGLAPSDIEVANYIANLNEAVLFDQVQLVQSEEREVEGLKFREFRLTARIRPDLKLTRKDIEEIRKKRDQTI; the protein is encoded by the coding sequence ATGGCAACGATTAATTTTGTACCGGATGATTATATTCAGCAGCGGCAGTCCAGCCGCGCCAATTCTCTTTATCTGATTCTGCTGGTGGCGGTTCTGTGCGGAATCGGCGCCACCTTCTCGGTTTTGAAGATGCGCCAGCGCTCCGTTCAGGCCGAACTGAACCAGCTCAGTCAGCAGCTCAGCCAGGCCAAAGAACAGATTGCCAAACTGGAAGAGTTAAAGAGCAAGAACAAGACCCGTATGAATGTAATGATGATGACGGCCAACCTGATTGAACCGGTGCCGCGCAGCATTCTCCTGGCCTGCCTGACCAACAATCTGCCCAGCGGAGTCTCTTTGACCGCCCTCGAAATGAAGGAAAAGGAAAAACCCAAAACGGCGTCTCCGGCACCTTCCGCCGCCAAGCCGGGAGCCGCCAAAAAGCCGGCTGCTGCTGTGAAACCCGGTCCGGCATCCGCCAAGGCGGCCGCAGAGACGCCGGCGTCCCCTCCGGAATCGGAGGTGACGCTGACCATTCAGGGGCTGGCGCCCAGCGATATCGAGGTGGCCAATTATATTGCCAATCTCAATGAAGCCGTTCTGTTTGACCAAGTGCAGCTGGTCCAGAGCGAGGAGCGGGAAGTGGAAGGACTGAAGTTTCGGGAGTTTCGTCTGACCGCACGAATTCGCCCCGACCTGAAACTGACCCGAAAAGATATTGAGGAAATTCGCAAAAAACGCGACCAAACCATCTGA
- the pilM gene encoding pilus assembly protein PilM: MFGKKYGPIGVDLGSGHLRAVQLGQNGQGLFLQAGGIRSKPDEIKFGTPEWQRWALEALREIVRESSFKGAKVTTALPSDDLFIDQVRVPRASSAAAMEQAAFAKVQSKLPFKPEEGLLKYVLAEPAEGKGAEVEVVVMGAGRLALEVHLAIYEQAGLEVAGIIPWPLAMITSYARFFCRRKHEQDRVSILMSVGTHHCNVVICRGMALLFARVVPIGFAELNNDAGMMHRLIAELDACARYYQTMPSAAPIERLVFLAGSGVSRAVCEGVAELAQRMQIAAQVGDVLSAIRLDPVEQKMMIDRRNSKVDWSLAFGLSLQGVKG, from the coding sequence ATGTTTGGTAAGAAGTACGGTCCAATCGGAGTGGATTTGGGCAGCGGCCATCTGCGGGCGGTTCAGCTCGGACAGAATGGTCAGGGTTTGTTTCTCCAGGCCGGAGGAATACGGAGCAAACCCGATGAGATAAAGTTTGGTACCCCGGAATGGCAGCGGTGGGCCCTCGAAGCCCTGCGGGAAATTGTCCGTGAAAGTTCCTTCAAGGGAGCCAAGGTGACAACAGCCCTGCCGTCGGATGACTTGTTTATCGACCAGGTCCGGGTTCCTCGGGCCTCTTCGGCAGCGGCGATGGAACAGGCCGCCTTTGCCAAAGTCCAGTCCAAACTGCCGTTTAAGCCCGAAGAAGGACTGCTGAAGTACGTTTTGGCTGAACCCGCGGAGGGCAAGGGGGCGGAAGTGGAGGTCGTTGTGATGGGTGCCGGTCGGCTGGCGCTGGAGGTGCATTTGGCGATTTATGAACAGGCCGGTCTGGAGGTGGCGGGGATAATCCCGTGGCCGCTGGCAATGATCACGAGTTATGCAAGGTTTTTCTGCCGGCGGAAACACGAGCAGGACCGCGTGTCGATACTGATGTCGGTCGGCACGCATCACTGCAATGTCGTCATTTGCCGGGGGATGGCCCTTCTGTTCGCGCGGGTGGTTCCCATCGGATTTGCTGAACTGAATAACGATGCCGGTATGATGCATCGGCTCATTGCCGAACTGGATGCCTGCGCCCGCTATTATCAAACGATGCCGTCGGCTGCTCCGATCGAGCGGCTGGTTTTTCTGGCCGGAAGCGGTGTCAGCCGCGCCGTCTGTGAAGGGGTTGCAGAGTTGGCCCAGCGGATGCAGATTGCCGCACAGGTCGGCGATGTTCTCTCGGCGATTCGATTGGACCCGGTGGAGCAGAAGATGATGATTGATCGGCGCAACTCCAAGGTGGACTGGTCTCTGGCCTTTGGGCTTAGTTTACAGGGAGTGAAAGGGTAG
- the pilO gene encoding type 4a pilus biogenesis protein PilO, with translation MNSGIRHIIFFIMIVAMVYVSYAYMIRPANEYLTQQRLQMEAGRAKLEELRRATAASEDLSVQLEQMEKIIREFESKLPPSSEIHTVLENVTLIAQRHGLVPKMIRTLKTTTNGGYIEQPLEMELHGDFNSYYAFLLELERLDRITKIRQLELKKKSKYEGQMEAKFVMSIFFQNSKA, from the coding sequence ATGAACAGCGGAATTCGCCATATCATCTTTTTCATCATGATTGTCGCCATGGTGTACGTTTCGTACGCCTATATGATTCGTCCGGCCAATGAGTATCTCACTCAGCAGCGGCTGCAAATGGAGGCCGGTCGGGCCAAACTCGAGGAACTCCGCCGGGCTACGGCGGCCTCGGAGGACCTCAGTGTGCAGCTGGAGCAGATGGAAAAGATTATTCGCGAGTTTGAGAGCAAACTGCCCCCCAGCAGCGAGATTCACACTGTGCTCGAAAACGTCACTCTTATCGCCCAGCGGCACGGGCTGGTGCCCAAGATGATTCGAACCCTTAAGACGACGACCAACGGCGGATACATTGAACAGCCCCTTGAGATGGAGCTTCACGGAGATTTTAACTCCTATTATGCCTTCCTGCTTGAGCTGGAACGGCTCGACCGGATTACGAAAATCCGCCAGCTCGAACTGAAAAAGAAATCCAAATACGAAGGCCAGATGGAGGCCAAGTTTGTCATGAGTATTTTCTTCCAGAATTCCAAAGCGTAA
- a CDS encoding outer membrane lipoprotein-sorting protein: MKTFGFWLTVLLTAGLAALPAAAQEAEAVPSVDEIVQRANHMAYYQGLDGKSTVSMKITDRNGNVRTREFIILRKNGEGGNQKYFVYFLQPPDVRRMVFMVHKFAALDKDDDRWLYLPSLDLVNRIAASDKRTSFVGSDFLYEDVSGRSLEEDVHELAQVTEERFLIKNTPKNPASVEFSYFTVEIDRKTYMPMKMEYFDKSGTLYRVIEAKKVEPISAKEGDRQVEYLTVTESVVKDLKTGSTTEMKFSNVQYNLGLNDDLFTERYLRRPPREAMR; encoded by the coding sequence ATGAAAACATTCGGATTCTGGCTGACGGTTCTGCTGACGGCCGGTTTGGCGGCTTTGCCGGCGGCGGCTCAGGAGGCAGAAGCGGTCCCTTCTGTCGATGAAATTGTCCAGCGGGCCAATCATATGGCCTATTATCAGGGCCTGGACGGCAAGAGCACCGTATCGATGAAGATTACCGACAGAAACGGCAACGTCCGCACCCGGGAGTTTATCATCCTGCGCAAAAACGGCGAAGGGGGCAACCAGAAATACTTTGTGTATTTCCTGCAGCCGCCGGATGTGCGGAGGATGGTCTTTATGGTGCACAAATTTGCCGCTCTCGACAAAGATGATGACCGCTGGCTGTATCTGCCCTCGCTGGACCTGGTTAACCGCATCGCCGCCTCGGATAAGCGAACGAGTTTTGTCGGCTCCGATTTTCTCTATGAAGACGTTTCCGGACGCAGTCTGGAGGAGGATGTCCACGAGCTGGCTCAGGTGACCGAGGAGCGGTTTCTGATTAAGAACACGCCGAAAAATCCGGCCTCTGTCGAGTTTTCCTATTTCACGGTGGAAATCGACCGCAAGACCTATATGCCGATGAAGATGGAATATTTCGACAAAAGCGGTACCCTTTATCGGGTCATCGAGGCCAAAAAGGTTGAGCCGATTTCCGCCAAAGAAGGCGACCGTCAGGTAGAGTATCTGACGGTGACCGAATCGGTTGTCAAAGACCTCAAAACCGGCAGCACGACGGAAATGAAGTTCAGCAATGTCCAGTACAATCTCGGCCTGAATGATGATTTGTTTACGGAACGCTATCTGCGGCGTCCGCCGCGGGAGGCGATGCGATGA
- a CDS encoding ATPase, T2SS/T4P/T4SS family, giving the protein MRRLFGKNKTASEPVALADLEDQNGQIELAPGLRNLYCPEPKAALHVRDLADVLAEMGVLTAEQLQELRTEKVRGEELEKHLKKKGISPEAILEAKARLYGYEFVRLDPEKVDREVFKKLDKDYIRTNHLMPVAVENNTLVLAASDPANVFGFDDVKRQTGMNIRVVVCMPENIEAVCDAFDESKFDYNVDEIISDLGEIELVQETEESIEDLEKSAGESPVIKFVNYILSNALREGASDIHIEPKEKYTKIRYRIDGVLFEIQQAPAKMHPAIVSRLKIMANLDISERRVPQDGKIAVIMGGRGVDLRVSVLPTCHGEKVVVRLLDSKSIMLGLDKSGMEPRVLKAFQDQIELPHGILLVTGPTGSGKSTTLYSALAQMDSERLNVSTVEDPVEYQLEYCNQVQVNEKAGMTFAAALRSLLRQDPDIIMIGEIRDQETARIAVQAALTGHLVLSTLHTNDAPSSVSRLVNIGVEPYLIAASLNAILAQRLVRRICENCKESVPVPDAVRRYFERARIEINEMMRGKGCDKCRQSGYSGRAGIFELLVVDEKFRQLIHEDPSVHSMRKAFAKSGWPTLCEDGLQKVKKGITTIEEVLRVTEEVRLEEEEPPAKAAVKTASESSVVSGENASTEKKRTERARKKV; this is encoded by the coding sequence ATGAGGCGATTATTCGGAAAAAATAAAACGGCCTCGGAGCCGGTGGCCCTGGCCGACCTCGAAGATCAGAACGGCCAAATCGAATTGGCCCCCGGTCTGAGGAATCTGTATTGTCCGGAGCCCAAGGCTGCTCTGCATGTCCGCGATTTGGCGGATGTGCTGGCGGAGATGGGGGTTTTGACCGCCGAACAGCTTCAGGAACTCCGAACGGAGAAAGTCCGGGGGGAGGAGCTGGAAAAACACCTCAAAAAGAAGGGGATTTCGCCGGAAGCGATTCTGGAGGCCAAGGCCCGGCTGTACGGCTATGAGTTTGTCCGGCTGGACCCCGAAAAGGTGGACCGGGAGGTTTTCAAAAAACTCGACAAGGACTACATTCGCACCAATCACCTGATGCCGGTGGCCGTAGAGAACAATACGCTCGTGCTGGCCGCCAGCGACCCAGCCAATGTTTTCGGGTTTGATGATGTCAAACGGCAGACGGGAATGAACATTCGGGTGGTTGTCTGTATGCCTGAAAATATCGAGGCCGTCTGCGACGCCTTTGATGAAAGCAAGTTCGATTACAACGTCGATGAAATCATCAGCGATTTGGGCGAAATCGAACTGGTTCAGGAAACCGAAGAAAGCATTGAAGACCTCGAAAAAAGCGCCGGTGAGTCGCCTGTCATTAAGTTTGTCAATTATATCCTCAGCAATGCCCTGCGGGAAGGGGCCAGCGATATTCATATTGAACCGAAGGAAAAATACACGAAAATCCGCTATCGAATCGACGGCGTTTTGTTCGAAATTCAGCAGGCACCGGCTAAAATGCATCCGGCCATTGTTTCACGCCTGAAGATTATGGCCAATCTGGACATCTCCGAGCGGCGCGTCCCGCAGGATGGAAAAATCGCCGTAATTATGGGCGGGCGAGGCGTTGATTTGCGGGTGTCGGTACTGCCGACCTGCCACGGCGAAAAAGTGGTGGTTCGCCTGCTGGACAGCAAAAGCATCATGCTCGGCCTGGATAAGTCGGGCATGGAGCCCCGGGTGCTCAAGGCCTTCCAGGACCAGATTGAACTGCCGCACGGCATTCTCCTGGTCACCGGCCCCACAGGCAGCGGCAAAAGCACGACGCTTTATTCGGCCCTGGCCCAGATGGACAGCGAACGGCTGAACGTCTCCACAGTGGAGGACCCGGTCGAATATCAGCTGGAGTACTGCAACCAGGTTCAGGTGAACGAAAAAGCCGGAATGACCTTTGCCGCGGCCCTGCGCAGTCTGCTTCGTCAGGACCCGGACATTATCATGATCGGCGAAATTCGCGACCAGGAGACCGCCCGCATTGCCGTCCAGGCAGCTCTGACAGGCCATTTGGTGCTGTCTACACTGCACACCAACGATGCTCCCAGCAGCGTCTCCCGATTGGTGAATATCGGCGTAGAACCGTACCTGATTGCCGCCTCGCTGAATGCCATCCTGGCCCAGCGCCTTGTGCGGCGAATCTGTGAGAATTGCAAGGAATCTGTTCCTGTTCCGGATGCGGTGCGGCGGTATTTCGAGCGGGCCCGGATTGAGATTAATGAAATGATGCGCGGCAAAGGTTGCGACAAATGCCGCCAGAGCGGCTATTCCGGCCGAGCGGGCATTTTTGAACTGCTGGTTGTGGATGAAAAATTCCGCCAGCTGATTCACGAAGACCCCTCTGTCCACAGCATGCGGAAGGCCTTCGCCAAAAGCGGCTGGCCGACGCTGTGTGAAGACGGTCTTCAGAAAGTCAAGAAAGGAATCACTACCATTGAAGAAGTCCTTCGGGTGACCGAAGAGGTCCGTCTGGAAGAAGAGGAACCGCCAGCCAAGGCGGCCGTTAAAACGGCTTCGGAATCGTCGGTTGTTTCCGGGGAGAATGCTTCGACGGAAAAGAAACGAACGGAACGAGCGAGGAAAAAAGTATGA
- a CDS encoding DUF2892 domain-containing protein: MTVERMLRGIAGFFILLSVGLAAVHSPYWLWFTAFVGANLLQSAFTNWCPMMTILRKLGIQG; the protein is encoded by the coding sequence ATGACGGTCGAACGAATGCTGCGCGGCATTGCAGGTTTTTTTATTCTGCTCAGTGTCGGGCTGGCGGCTGTGCACAGCCCGTACTGGCTCTGGTTTACGGCCTTTGTGGGAGCCAATCTCCTGCAGTCGGCCTTTACCAATTGGTGTCCGATGATGACAATCCTGCGGAAACTTGGAATTCAGGGATAG
- the hflX gene encoding GTPase HflX yields the protein MEKIREHIKVQQERAILVGAYPKDKNGQKKNDNLAELTALAESAGAIVVGRLQQRLSRINPSTYIGKGKAEYLSQKVQESQANLVIFDNDLTPGQIRELEKIVKVRVLDRSELILDIFATRAQTKQAKLQVELAQLEYTYPRLTRMWSHLDNVAGAGGGTAAGAVGGIGTRGTGEKQLEIDRRLVSKRITDLKRELAEIDRRILREIAGRKDFFKICLVGYTNAGKSTLLNALTGADVLVEDRLFATLDTRTRKWRIDGGLEVLLSDTVGFVSKLPHHLVASFKATLEEAVHADLLLHVADASSPEVFDQIQSVQKVLEEIGCGGKPVLLLLNKCDRIADGGLFDSLQSVYPDALCISARSGLNLDLLAQRVLDYVKGQNIYIRLHCAPSEGRIIAFLRTHAAGLKECYDEQGVLLEGWLGRNQLPHLRHLGAQPEEVCL from the coding sequence TTGGAAAAAATCAGAGAGCATATCAAGGTCCAGCAGGAACGCGCCATTCTTGTCGGGGCCTATCCAAAAGATAAAAACGGTCAAAAGAAAAATGATAACCTGGCGGAATTGACGGCCTTGGCGGAAAGTGCCGGGGCGATAGTCGTAGGCCGCCTGCAGCAGCGGCTCAGCCGCATCAATCCCTCTACTTATATCGGCAAAGGTAAGGCCGAATATCTTTCCCAAAAGGTTCAGGAAAGCCAGGCCAATCTGGTCATTTTCGATAATGACCTGACACCCGGGCAGATTCGGGAGCTCGAAAAAATCGTTAAAGTGCGGGTTCTGGATCGCAGCGAACTGATTCTGGATATTTTTGCCACGCGGGCGCAAACCAAACAGGCCAAACTTCAGGTGGAACTGGCTCAGCTCGAATACACCTATCCCCGTCTGACGCGGATGTGGAGCCATTTGGATAACGTGGCTGGCGCGGGGGGCGGTACGGCGGCCGGTGCGGTCGGCGGTATTGGTACACGCGGTACCGGTGAAAAGCAGCTCGAAATCGACCGCCGGCTCGTCAGCAAGCGCATTACAGACCTGAAGCGGGAACTGGCCGAGATTGACCGGCGGATTCTGCGGGAAATCGCCGGTCGAAAAGACTTTTTCAAGATTTGTCTGGTGGGCTATACCAATGCCGGCAAAAGCACCCTTCTGAATGCCCTGACGGGGGCCGATGTGCTCGTGGAAGACCGTCTTTTTGCGACGCTGGATACCCGCACCCGCAAGTGGCGGATTGACGGCGGTCTGGAGGTGCTTTTGAGCGATACCGTCGGGTTTGTGAGCAAACTGCCGCATCATTTGGTTGCTTCGTTTAAGGCCACGCTCGAAGAGGCCGTCCACGCCGACCTTCTGCTTCACGTGGCGGATGCTTCCAGCCCTGAGGTCTTTGACCAGATTCAAAGTGTCCAGAAGGTTCTGGAGGAAATCGGCTGCGGCGGAAAGCCGGTTCTGCTGCTGCTGAACAAGTGCGACCGTATTGCCGACGGAGGGCTGTTCGATTCTCTCCAGTCTGTTTATCCGGATGCCCTGTGCATTTCGGCCCGTTCCGGCCTGAATCTGGATTTGCTGGCGCAGCGAGTTCTGGATTATGTGAAAGGACAGAACATCTATATCCGCCTGCACTGTGCACCTTCGGAGGGCAGAATTATTGCTTTTCTGCGAACGCATGCGGCGGGTCTGAAGGAATGCTACGATGAACAGGGGGTGCTTCTGGAAGGGTGGCTGGGCCGAAATCAGCTGCCGCATCTGCGTCATTTGGGAGCCCAGCCCGAAGAAGTCTGCCTCTAA